A window of Globicephala melas chromosome 2, mGloMel1.2, whole genome shotgun sequence genomic DNA:
AACAAGGTGCATTCCTGAATTTCTAATTCCAGTCTACTTAGGCAGAGAAGTAGCCAGCCAACTTGAGGGTGGTTTTTCAAAACACACAATAATAAACGTGTCAGACACTCTGCTGGGTTCTTATATTATCTCTAATCCTCTACCCAagcccattttgcaggtgaagaagGAACCTCTCCCAGGTCGCTTGACAAGCACACAGCCCCATCCGGATGGAGGCTTGGACCAGTGTGACTTAAGGGCCAGCCACCCAGCTGTCCACTCGCCACCTCATGTcaccctgccctccctgggctggaATTCCATCTTCCGTACAGGTGAAAGTTAGCGTGTTTCACTTAAAGAGGTGACTGATTGGATGTGCAATGAACAAAGGAGGGTTCATGTGGGGGACCCTAGGTGACAGACGCAGGGATCTTTGGGTGGGGGACTGGGTGCCTGAACTATTTTACTGAAAACCTCGTACAATTCAGAAAAAGCATGCCCTGTCACCCCTACCTCTCGGCCCCCATTTTCTCCCACATGCCAAGAAATGAGAAGAGGAATCTGCCAACCTGATCTCACACACACCCACTGAAACGACATCCTTACGACACCCTTTACACAAGGCTTAGAATGTTAGCTCAACGTTCCAAAGTCAGTAAAAGACAAACTTGAAGGACTGTCACTGAGATACACTCTCCAAGGGTGCGGTTTGTAAAGCAATTGTTTtaagcccttccccctcccccctcccccctgcatAGCCCGTAGCTAAGAAGATGAACGCACCCTCCCTGGAGCAAGGGGCCCCGCATCTTCCCCCACACACTCCGTGGTCTCTTACTGGTCAGCTCCTGGCAGCCAAGGGCCTCCTTGGCTCAGGTGACCTGGGGTACCCGGAAGTCGTCACCCCATATCTTGCCACCAATCCCAAGAGGCAGGTGGGGGCTCTGCTCAGGTCTGCTCTGCCCTTTACTAAGTGTCCCAGGGAAGGCATTTAGtctctctgaacctccatttcccatctgcaaaatgggctgcGACTCCCACCTCCTGAGGGCTCCAGAGGCGTGCAGAAGGGCTTGACAGTCGAAAGTGCTAGACTGATGTCAGGGGTTCTAATGGTCACCATTGTTCTTTGCCAGAGCCTGTCTGGCACCTTGTGGCAGATTAATTCCTGTGTCCCCCAGGGGCAACTGCATTCACTCCTGCGGAACTTATAAACGCAGCTTCAATCACCACCAGAAAAGAACAGCCTGGGTTCTGTGAGGCAGCCTGATTTATGGAAAAGAGCCCTGTCCCCTGGAGATGGCAGTTCTCATCCTGGACCTTTGTGATaactttgtgcctcagtttgttCAACGGTGAAATGGGGAGAACACCTTCAAGCGGGAAGGGGGACACGTTGTGAAGACTGGAAACCACTTCGCCCGTCACCTGGCTTACGTCCCACCCATCACTTTTCTAACACCGGGATCCAAATTCTCACCCAAGACAATTACAAGGTCCAAAGACAGCTCTTGAAAGCCTTCTGCTCCCAGACACCATGTGGCCCTCCCTGACCCCAACAGCCAGGCTAAGACGAAGGTTTGAGCCCCACGGCTGCCTGGGGAATGCAGGAGGAGGTGGCTGGACTCTAATGAGACCATCCTGACGTTTCCCTCTTTGCTCCAGATGTCTGTTATGTTTATTTCCTGTGAGCTGGGCCGATACTAAATTGCTTCATTGGGTCCTTTGGAGCTTTCTTTCGGGGGGAGCTTTCTCTTGccaccctggccctgcccaggccAAGCTGGGAGCAGCTGTCCCGCCCCCCATCCCGCCCCCCTCCTTGCACACCCCACTAGCTGTGGCTTTTCGCCACGTGCCCGTGAGGGAGGAGTATCTGAGAACCTACCCCTCCCTCAATCCCCCTCCCTGTCACTTGTTGAGGACCCTTCTCCAGGCTAGACAaagacaattttttcttttaatgaaacaTCCCATTTATAAGGAGTCTAGGGACAAGCTGTGGAGAAAGACACACAGGAGGGTATAGAGTTCTGGAGACGTCAGATTTCTCAGGGTGAAATGACGCTGCCTGCTTCTGCTGTATGTCAGAATGTTCTAGACTAAGGGAGCACTGGAGGAAGGGTGGAAGACAGGGCTCACCCCTCTCCAAATGGGACACAGAGCGGCACCTAGGAACAGTGATACAGAAGGGGTGCCAGGCAGGCAAGGCTCTCCCCCTGGGAGTCTGATATCTGACGAGGAGGTACCATAATGGCCATTGCAAGATTCATTTGAAATTAATGGGACACCTTCTTTGAGTACTTCTCACCGGAACTGACATTAGTGGAAACATTTCTAATTACAATATAAGATTTACTTGGGCGAAGATGCTGTCTCCCCTTTATTTCTTACAAGCTGAATGTTGTTAAAAagtatttaacctttctgaaccttaggttcctcgtctgtaaaatggtgaaAACATTGCCCATCTCAGAGTACATGAAAGGTAAAATGAGATAACGTACATAAATCTTGAAGTGCTGTGTCTGACATAATGTCATAATCACATTAAGAAGAAATAAGTAGCCATGAAAGATTCCCCCGCACTAGGTGTCACTGTACCTTTAATGAGATAGATAGTGCCTCAGGTCCACAACTCCCCTGAAAGGCAGATGCTATcactgtgcccattttacagtcaTGGAAGGTGAGGCACAGAGGAGGGTTCAGTCATTTGCCCAACGTCACAAATGACGGAGTCTGGAGAGGAACCAAGGCAATCTTGCCCCTTGAGGCAGACCTGGTCTCCAAACTGCTGCCCACCCCCTTCGTTTAGGGACCCTCCTTATTTAAAAGGTGCTGTTTGGAAGCCGCCCCTTATTTCCTAAGTGCTTTCACCTGCTCCAAGAGTCACTTCTACCTTTTAAACCTGATAAacgctgaaaaaacaaaacaaaaaaaaccaccgcatcttgtaaaagaaaaaaaaaaggttactttGTGTGCGCTGTGCGACTTGCCGGAGGCCGCCCAGGAGAAGGGAAGAGCTCACCTCCTTGGCAGCAGACACGTCGGGACACCCTCTGAACCTGagcttccttgtctgtaaaatggatttAGTGTAAACCCAATAAAGTTTAACACATTAAAAGCCATTCCTGCTGGCCCTTGGCCTCCACTCCATCCTCCCCATGGTCTGGAGAGAACCCTACGGAATGCACGCTCTCATCTCCGCCCCCAGTGCTTCTCCAGCACCGGGAAGCATCTACAGGCCTTTCCAAGCTACTGACCAGCGCCCCAGCCTCTCCGGGGCTTCTCCTACTCTGGCCCCATCAGGGGCAGAGCAGAGACAGTAGGCAGAGAAAGCCAAAGGCTCAGCACTCCCACCTCACTATGACTCTGCCACAGCCGCTGGCGTGCTCTAGGCCCGGTAGGCGGACAGAATGCAGGGCTCAGAATGTGCACCTggtcatcccaaactcccagggAGAAGCACGATGGGcccccccgcaccggcaggctcCTCACCGGGCTCTTGGGCGCACAGCAGGGCTGTGGGGCAGAAACTTTCACCGGGGAGGAGGTGAGCGGCGAGAGAGACCAGCAGAGATCCAGGAAAGCTTCTGGAGAGAGGGCATGCCTGCCTAATTCCACGCGGACCCGCCGCCTTAGGTCTGGGGATTTCGCGGGAGCAGGGCCGGGTGAGCAGCCTAAACGGACTCTGGAGACGCTCCCAGGATCCGTCCGCTCCAAGCAGATCCTGCTTATCCGCTATCCCATGGGCAGCAAGGAGGGAAAAGGTCCTGGCTCTCCCCACGGGCGAGGGGGAACAGCCTGCTCGCAGGGACAACGCTACCGCCCCCAGTGCCGGCAGTGCCACTCTCCACCCCTGCCCGGAAACCTACAGACGAAGTTTACACCAGGACGCCCGGTCCTGTGACCATTCGTACCCAGaccttctgtctctcttttttctttttttccttttttgggcaGGTCAGAGCTGCCCGGTTTTCCTTTTGAAGCTATAGACTaactagatttcttttttttttttttgtgggcctCAGATGGTGCTGGCGGTGGGGTACGAAATACAGAATGTGGCCCGTCTACATCGCCGTCACTTTATTGTATTGTCACCGTTAATTTAACTATAAATACTACGGTGGGGAGTGAGTCGCCGGCGGCCTCGGACTTCGGGGCAGCAAGCCCCGGCGCGGCCCGACCCCAGGCGCCCACCCTCCGGACGGTACACTATTTACAGGTCCTCGTTCCTCTTTCTCGACCCCCCTCCCGCAAGGCAGCGCGTGTGCAAGAAAGTAGCATCGTCTGGGTGTGCAAGTCCTTCGAGTTAGGCAAGGGCCACGGCCGGCCCGCGGCCGTCAGCTGTCCGAGTCCAAATCGCTTTtaccttcctcttccctcttctcagGCGACGCCTTCGACGACGTCTTGTTCCACTTCTCGGCGTTTTCCGACTCCTCCGACGAGGACCGCTTCTGCCGCCTCCATTTGGCGCGGCGGTTTTTAAACCAGACCTGTTGCGCAACGGAGGACAAAAAAACGGTTAGGATCAAAGGCGCGCCCCCGCCATGCCCGGGCACCCCCGGGACGACCCCGGCGTGGAGAGGGAACCCGGGGACCCCGCGCGCACGCCATCAAAAGGAGACCCGCTCCCGCTTCCGTATTTTCATCCAACTTCCTGGGCCTAAAGCGCCCTCCAGTAGCCTCCAGGCCGCTGCTGGGATGTTTTTAAAGAGCAAGGAGACCCAAGGAGAGCTGAGCAAACCCGGCTGGAGCCTTATTTCGCTGGGAAGGGCCACGGAGCGCGCCCCGGCGGGGTCTCGCGCCTACCTCCACTTTCTCCTCGCGGAGGTGCACCTTCCGGGCCAACTGCTCGCGGGTACCCACGTCTGGGTACTTGGTCTCCTGGAAGAGGTTCTCCAGAGCTTCGAGCTGCTCGTCGGTGAAGATGGTGCGGTGCCGCCGCTTCCGCCGGCAATGCAGCTGGTTGAGCAGCTGCAGCTCGGTGCGCGACAGGGTGCCCACGTTCATGTAGGGCAGCATCTGGTGCGGCACAGGGGACACCAGCACCGAGCCGGGGCCCTCGTAGCCTGCGACAGAGTAAGGCGTACGGTCAGCCGCCTCAGTTGCCACCGCGCGCGCACACGCCCGCCCGACACCCACTCCGGATTTAAAATCGTCAGCAAGGGGGTGCTGGGAATTGGGGGTGCGCGGAAAACAGGGTGTGAGGAACCGGGGGACCGTGCGACCGCGTCCATCCGCACACGCCCAAAGCCGGTTAGGGAATCCTAAAAGGCTAAATTCTAAAAGTCTCCTCCACGCAGGCACTGTTACAGTCTCCGCTAACTCTCGCCTAAAGTTTGCAGCAAGTGTGCAAACGCCTGCGCCCGATCCACGAAAAGACGGGAGTCGGGTGGGGGCAGGTTTTCAAGAGGAGAAAAGTTTGTGCAAACTGAAAAAGGCGAGCGCCACCGCCCACCCACGTCCCAGGGGCTGAGGACCGCGGCCGGCCGCCGAGGCCGAGGCCGGCGCGAGCGCGACCCTACCTGGGGGCGTCGGGACGCAGGAGCACTGCTGGGCACCCAGCGGCGGCACGGCCCCGCAGCAGGCCGGGCCCACGGGTGCCGCCTGCACGTGCAGCTGCCCGTAGAAGTAGTTGTTGTAGCCCAGGCGGGAGCCTCCGACCGCAGCCGGGAGGCCTGCGCCGCCGGGGGCCACGGGGCGCGGATAGAAGGCGCCATAGTCCGAGGAGGCGCCGCCGCCGGCGCCGTAAAGCGAGTCCCCGTGCAGGGCCGGGAAGACGACGGGAGCCGCGGCGCTGGGCGCCACCGGCAGCACCGAGTCCTTGCAGCGCGGCCGGGCGGCCAGGATGTTGTCGATGCTGAACATGCTGGCGGGCATCCCCAAGCCCCGCGCCGGGACCGGGGGTCGGCGGGGACGCGCCGAGGAAAAAGCCTCAAAGTGGGGGGGTCCACGCTCCTCCCGCGGCGGACCAAACCGAAAGAGAGCGCCGGCGAGCGCGCAGCCCcgcgcccctccccgccccctgcgTCCGCTCTCCCTCCTCCCGCCCTCCCCTCGCTGCAGCGTTTGCCGAACTCAACTCGCGGGTAGGACGGAGTTTAGACCAGCTGAACCTCTTGTTGGTTTTATACTGAGTCGACGTCATCCTGGATTTAGTTCCTGGTAATATGCAGATGACAAACAGAACCAGATTTGGCCCTTTCTGTTCCTTTGGGTGGGGGGGCTTGaacagagggggaggggaagaggtgccAAGGGGAGGGGGCTACGGGGGCCTGAAAATAGATTGTGGATTGCGAATTAATGAAATTAACCTAATCTTTTCCATTCAGCCGCCCCGCCGCGGGCCGGCGGAGCTGGGCGGGCGTCCTAATTGCCCCGGTTAATCTCATTAATTCCACCGTGAGGCCGCCGTTAACAACTCCCTCTGCCGACCTCTCCGCCCCCCACCTTTTTTCCTCAGATTGGGTCCTATTACTGGGTGCGATTTCCTCTCCATGAAACTCAAATTCATTGTGGCCAGTTTTACTTTGgggctacatttttcttttcctttcggGATGTgctttgttttagaaaatgtgaGGGGCTGCGGCCTCAATCAAGCGAGATTGAAATTCCGCTCTTCCTTCGGCCCCCATGCACTGGCCGCCTAATTTCACCTCTGTTTTTTATCTTGACATCCTCTCCCGAATGGAATTGGTTAACCCCCTAAAAAAACCCTTTTGTTTTTGCAAACGCCAAAATTTGTAATGACAAAACGACGAAAGAAGTGCATCGTGGTTCttaattgtgtgtatatatatgtgtgtatatatatacacacacacatatatatatatgtatatacacatatagatagatttttttttttgcagtcacTTTGGGTCTGAAAACTAGCATAGCAGTCCCTAGGCCCTTACACAGCGGAGACCAAATTCATCCACTAATTTAAAATTCTCCACCCAGAGTAGCAATCAGAAGCGATGCTTCCAACTGCCTCCTGCGTGGGTGTCAGTAGGTttcgtgtttgtttgttttttaatttgtttttttcggAAGTAGGGTGTCTTCTCCCTTAACCGTTTTTGTTTTCAgtgcaaaatacaaaaaaatgggACTTTAGGGATTCTCTGTCCCCTTTCCCAACAATTAAATCGCATTTTTCCCTTTCGACTTGCTGGTTCCCTGACTGGGACAGGCCCCCCTGGCAGGCCTAAGCTGGGATCCCTGGGCCCCGGTGGCCTGGCCGAAGTTCGGCTCTGCTCTCGGCAGGCGGCCACGGTGATTTGCCGGATCCTCGGTGCGTCACGGCCCGTCAGCCGGAGCTGCTGGAGGCGCGTCCGGTCCACGACTGAGCGCAGGCGGCCGAGCGCCCTGCGAGAAGGTAGGACACGCTGAGCGCGGAACGAAAGCAGCCCCCGAGGTCCTTCGAGCCCGGCGCAAGTCCCGGTCTTGCAGAGCTGTGCTTTCTCGGCCTTTCGCGCAGGCAACTCCGGCCACTCCAGGGGAAAGGGCAGTGCCGGGCCCAGGCGAGACTGCCTAGCGCCGGGGTACCGGGGCACCTCGGGTTTCCCGAAGGATGGCCGACTTTAACTCACGCCCATTTTTCGCTATTTCTTACTGGCTCATTAACCT
This region includes:
- the GSC gene encoding homeobox protein goosecoid, with product MPASMFSIDNILAARPRCKDSVLPVAPSAAAPVVFPALHGDSLYGAGGGASSDYGAFYPRPVAPGGAGLPAAVGGSRLGYNNYFYGQLHVQAAPVGPACCGAVPPLGAQQCSCVPTPPGYEGPGSVLVSPVPHQMLPYMNVGTLSRTELQLLNQLHCRRKRRHRTIFTDEQLEALENLFQETKYPDVGTREQLARKVHLREEKVEVWFKNRRAKWRRQKRSSSEESENAEKWNKTSSKASPEKREEEGKSDLDSDS